The following proteins come from a genomic window of Ictidomys tridecemlineatus isolate mIctTri1 chromosome 9, mIctTri1.hap1, whole genome shotgun sequence:
- the Pcdh7 gene encoding protocadherin-7 isoform X6 produces the protein MLRMRTTGWARGWCLGCCLLLPLWLSLAAAKQLLRYRLAEEGPADVRIGNVASDLGIVTGSGEVTFSLESGSEYLKIDNLTGELSTSERRIDREKLPQCQMIFDENECFLDFEVSVIGPSQSWVDLFEGRVIVLDINDNTPTFPSPVLTLTVEENRPVGTLYLLPTATDRDFGRNGIERYELLQEPGGGGSGGEGRRSGPADSAPYPGGGGNGASGGGPGGSKRRLDAPEGGGGTNPSSRSSVFELQVADTPDGEKQPQLIVKGALDREQRDSYELTLRVRDGGDPPRSSQAILRVLITDVNDNSPRFEKSVYEADLAENSAPGTPILQLRAADLDVGVNGQIEYVFGAATESVRRLLRLDETSGWLSVLHRIDREEVNQLRFTVMARDRGQPPKTDKATVVLNIKDENDNVPSIEIRKIGRIPLKDGVANVAEDVLVDTPIALVQVSDRDQGENGVVTCTVVGDVPFQLKPASDTEGDQNKKKYFLHTSAPLDYETTREFNVVIVAVDSGSPSLSSNNSLVVKVGDTNDNPPVFGQSVVEVYFPENNIPGERVATVLATDADSGKNAEIAYSLDSSVMGTFAIDPDSGDILVNTVLDREQTDRYEFKVNAKDKGIPVLQGSTTVIVQVADKNDNDPKFMQDVFTFYVKENLQPNSPVGMVTVMDADKGRNAEMSLYIEENSNIFSIENDTGTIYSTMSFDREHQTTYTFRVKAVDGGDPPRSATATVSLFVMDENDNAPTVTLPRNISYTLLPPSSNVRTVVATVLATDSDDGINADLNYSIVGGNPFKLFEIDPTSGVVSLVGKLTQKHYGLHRLVVQVNDSGQPSQSTTTLVHVFVNESVSNATVIDSQIARSLHTPLTQDIAGDPSYEISKQRLSIVIGVVAGIMTVILIILIVMMARYCRSKNKNGYEAGKKDHEDFFTPQQHDKSKKPKKDKKNKKSKQPLYSSIVTVEASKPNGQRYDSVNEKLSDSPSMGRYRSVNGGPGSPDLARHYKSSSPLPTVQLHPQSPTAGKKHQAVQDLPPANTFVGAGDNISIGSDHCSEYSCQTNNKYSKQPFRRVTFSVVSQPQDPHQGSLQSCYDSGLEESETPSSKSSSGPRLGALPLPEDNYERTTPDGSVGVAAITTFPFLPFPHGKTHGRRVLLRPLH, from the coding sequence ATGCTGAGGATGCGGACGACGGGATGGGCGCGCGGCTGGTGCTTGGGCTGCTGCCTCCTTCTGCCGCTCTGGCTCAGCCTGGCGGCGGCCAAGCAACTCCTCCGATATCGGCTGGCGGAGGAGGGCCCCGCCGACGTCCGGATAGGCAATGTCGCTTCGGACCTGGGCATCGTGACCGGCTCGGGTGAGGTGACTTTCAGCCTTGAGTCGGGCTCCGAGTACCTGAAGATCGACAACCTCACCGGTGAGCTGAGCACAAGCGAGAGGCGCATCGACCGCGAGAAGCTCCCCCAGTGTCAGATGATCTTCGACGAGAATGAGTGCTTCCTGGACTTCGAGGTGTCGGTAATAGGACCCTCGCAGAGCTGGGTGGACCTGTTTGAGGGTCGGGTCATCGTGCTCGACATCAACGACAACACGCCCACCTTCCCGTCTCCGGTGCTCACGCTCACGGTGGAGGAGAATCGGCCTGTGGGCACGCTGTACCTGCTGCCAACCGCCACCGACCGTGACTTTGGCCGCAACGGCATCGAGCGCTACGAGCTGCTCCAGGAGCCCGGGGGCGGCGGCAGCGGTGGAGAGGGCCGGCGCTCTGGGCCAGCCGACAGCGCCCCCTACCCAGGGGGCGGCGGGAATGGCGCGAGCGGCGGCGGCCCTGGAGGCTCCAAGCGGCGGCTGGACGCTCCAGAGGGCGGCGGCGGAACTAACCCTAGCAGCCGCAGCAGCGTGTTCGAGCTTCAGGTGGCTGACACCCCGGACGGCGAGAAGCAACCGCAACTGATCGTGAAGGGGGCGCTGGACCGCGAACAGCGCGATTCCTATGAGCTGACCTTGCGGGTGCGCGACGGCGGCGACCCGCCTCGATCTTCCCAGGCCATCTTGAGGGTGCTCATCACCGATGTGAACGACAACAGCCCCCGCTTCGAGAAGAGCGTGTACGAGGCTGACCTGGCTGAGAACAGCGCCCCTGGGACCCCCATTCTGCAGCTGCGCGCCGCCGACTTGGACGTAGGGGTCAATGGACAGATCGAGTACGTGTTTGGGGCGGCCACCGAGTCCGTGAGACGACTACTGCGCCTCGACGAGACGTCGGGATGGCTCAGTGTCTTGCACCGTATAGACCGCGAGGAGGTGAACCAGCTGCGATTCACAGTCATGGCCCGAGACCGTGGGCAGCCCCCCAAGACAGACAAGGCCACCGTGGTTCTCAACATCAAGGATGAAAACGACAACGTGCCGTCCATAGAAATCCGCAAGATCGGGCGCATCCCACTTAAGGACGGGGTAGCCAACGTGGCAGAGGACGTTCTGGTCGACACCCCTATTGCTCTGGTACAGGTGTCAGACCGAGACCAAGGGGAGAATGGGGTAGTGACCTGCACAGTGGTGGGCGATGTGCCCTTCCAGCTCAAGCCGGCCAGCGACACAGAGGGCGACCAGAACAAAAAAAAGTACTTCCTGCACACGTCGGCTCCTCTAGACTATGAGACCACCAGGGAATTCAACGTGGTCATAGTTGCGGTGGACTCTGGCAGCCCAAGCCTTTCCAGCAACAATTCCTTGGTGGTCAAGGTTGGAGACACCAATGACAACCCACCGGTCTTTGGCCAGTCAGTGGTGGAGGTTTACTTCCCAGAAAACAACATACCTGGCGAAAGGGTGGCCACTGTGCTGGCAACAGATGCTGACAGCGGAAAGAATGCAGAGATCGCCTACTCGCTGGATTCATCAGTGATGGGGACCTTTGCCATTGATCCCGATTCTGGGGACATCCTGGTCAATACGGTGCTGGACCGCGAGCAGACTGACAGGTATGAGTTTAAAGTTAACGCCAAAGACAAAGGCATCCCTGTGCTGCAGGGCAGTACCACGGTAATTGTGCAGGTGGCTGATAAGAATGACAATGACCCTAAGTTTATGCAGGACGTCTTTACCTTTTATGTGAAAGAAAACTTGCAACCCAACAGCCCAGTGGGAATGGTCACCGTGATGGATGCTGACAAGGGACGGAATGCAGAGATGAGTCTGTACATAGAGGAGAacagtaacattttttctattgaAAATGACACAGGTACCATTTACTCTACCATGTCTTTTGATCGGGAACATCAGACCACATACACTTTCAGAGTCAAGGCTGTAGATGGGGGAGATCCCCCCAGATCTGCCACAGCCACAGTCTCTCTCTTTGTGATGGATGAAAATGACAATGCTCCCACAGTTACCCTTCCCAGAAACATTTCCTACACTTTACTGCCACCTTCAAGTAATGTCAGGACAGTAGTAGCTACAGTGTTGGCAACAGACAGTGATGATGGCATCAATGCAGACCTGAACTACAGCATTGTGGGAGGGAATCCCTTCAAGCTGTTTGAGATTGATCCCACCAGTGGTGTGGTTTCCTTGGTGGGAAAACTCACCCAAAAGCATTATGGTTTGCACAGGTTGGTGGTGCAAGTGAATGACAGTGGGCAGCCTTCCCAGTCTACCACCACCCTGGTGCATGTTTTTGTCAATGAAAGTGTTTCAAATGCAACTGTGATTGACTCTCAGATAGCCAGAAGTTTGCACACCCCACTGACTCAGGATATAGCTGGTGACCCAAGCTATGAAATTAGCAAACAGAGACTCAGTATTGTCATTGGGGTGGTTGCTGGCATTATGACAGTGAttctaataattttaattgtCATGATGGCAAGGTACTGcaggtctaaaaataaaaatggctatgAAGCTGGCAAAAAAGATCACGAAGATTTTTTTACACCCCAACAGCATGACAAATCTAAAAAGCCtaaaaaggacaagaaaaacaaaaaatctaagcAGCCTCTCTACAGCAGCATTGTCACTGTAGAAGCTTCTAAACCAAATGGACAGAGGTATGATAGTGTCAATGAGAAGCTGTCAGACAGCCCAAGTATGGGGCGATACAGATCTGTTAATGGTGGGCCTGGCAGTCCTGACCTGGCAAGGCATTACAAATCTAGTTCCCCATTACCCACTGTCCAGCTTCATCCACAATCACCAACTGCAGGAAAAAAACACCAGGCTGTACAAGATCTACCACCAGCCAACACATTTGTGGGAGCAGGAGACAACATTTCAATTGGATCAGATCACTGCTCTGAGTACAGCTGTCAAACCAATAACAAGTACAGCAAACAG
- the Pcdh7 gene encoding protocadherin-7 isoform X8, with protein sequence MLRMRTTGWARGWCLGCCLLLPLWLSLAAAKQLLRYRLAEEGPADVRIGNVASDLGIVTGSGEVTFSLESGSEYLKIDNLTGELSTSERRIDREKLPQCQMIFDENECFLDFEVSVIGPSQSWVDLFEGRVIVLDINDNTPTFPSPVLTLTVEENRPVGTLYLLPTATDRDFGRNGIERYELLQEPGGGGSGGEGRRSGPADSAPYPGGGGNGASGGGPGGSKRRLDAPEGGGGTNPSSRSSVFELQVADTPDGEKQPQLIVKGALDREQRDSYELTLRVRDGGDPPRSSQAILRVLITDVNDNSPRFEKSVYEADLAENSAPGTPILQLRAADLDVGVNGQIEYVFGAATESVRRLLRLDETSGWLSVLHRIDREEVNQLRFTVMARDRGQPPKTDKATVVLNIKDENDNVPSIEIRKIGRIPLKDGVANVAEDVLVDTPIALVQVSDRDQGENGVVTCTVVGDVPFQLKPASDTEGDQNKKKYFLHTSAPLDYETTREFNVVIVAVDSGSPSLSSNNSLVVKVGDTNDNPPVFGQSVVEVYFPENNIPGERVATVLATDADSGKNAEIAYSLDSSVMGTFAIDPDSGDILVNTVLDREQTDRYEFKVNAKDKGIPVLQGSTTVIVQVADKNDNDPKFMQDVFTFYVKENLQPNSPVGMVTVMDADKGRNAEMSLYIEENSNIFSIENDTGTIYSTMSFDREHQTTYTFRVKAVDGGDPPRSATATVSLFVMDENDNAPTVTLPRNISYTLLPPSSNVRTVVATVLATDSDDGINADLNYSIVGGNPFKLFEIDPTSGVVSLVGKLTQKHYGLHRLVVQVNDSGQPSQSTTTLVHVFVNESVSNATVIDSQIARSLHTPLTQDIAGDPSYEISKQRLSIVIGVVAGIMTVILIILIVMMARYCRSKNKNGYEAGKKDHEDFFTPQQHDKSKKPKKDKKNKKSKQPLYSSIVTVEASKPNGQRYDSVNEKLSDSPSMGRYRSVNGGPGSPDLARHYKSSSPLPTVQLHPQSPTAGKKHQAVQDLPPANTFVGAGDNISIGSDHCSEYSCQTNNKYSKQVWGGTEKLAAFPSTFYQFGIKL encoded by the coding sequence ATGCTGAGGATGCGGACGACGGGATGGGCGCGCGGCTGGTGCTTGGGCTGCTGCCTCCTTCTGCCGCTCTGGCTCAGCCTGGCGGCGGCCAAGCAACTCCTCCGATATCGGCTGGCGGAGGAGGGCCCCGCCGACGTCCGGATAGGCAATGTCGCTTCGGACCTGGGCATCGTGACCGGCTCGGGTGAGGTGACTTTCAGCCTTGAGTCGGGCTCCGAGTACCTGAAGATCGACAACCTCACCGGTGAGCTGAGCACAAGCGAGAGGCGCATCGACCGCGAGAAGCTCCCCCAGTGTCAGATGATCTTCGACGAGAATGAGTGCTTCCTGGACTTCGAGGTGTCGGTAATAGGACCCTCGCAGAGCTGGGTGGACCTGTTTGAGGGTCGGGTCATCGTGCTCGACATCAACGACAACACGCCCACCTTCCCGTCTCCGGTGCTCACGCTCACGGTGGAGGAGAATCGGCCTGTGGGCACGCTGTACCTGCTGCCAACCGCCACCGACCGTGACTTTGGCCGCAACGGCATCGAGCGCTACGAGCTGCTCCAGGAGCCCGGGGGCGGCGGCAGCGGTGGAGAGGGCCGGCGCTCTGGGCCAGCCGACAGCGCCCCCTACCCAGGGGGCGGCGGGAATGGCGCGAGCGGCGGCGGCCCTGGAGGCTCCAAGCGGCGGCTGGACGCTCCAGAGGGCGGCGGCGGAACTAACCCTAGCAGCCGCAGCAGCGTGTTCGAGCTTCAGGTGGCTGACACCCCGGACGGCGAGAAGCAACCGCAACTGATCGTGAAGGGGGCGCTGGACCGCGAACAGCGCGATTCCTATGAGCTGACCTTGCGGGTGCGCGACGGCGGCGACCCGCCTCGATCTTCCCAGGCCATCTTGAGGGTGCTCATCACCGATGTGAACGACAACAGCCCCCGCTTCGAGAAGAGCGTGTACGAGGCTGACCTGGCTGAGAACAGCGCCCCTGGGACCCCCATTCTGCAGCTGCGCGCCGCCGACTTGGACGTAGGGGTCAATGGACAGATCGAGTACGTGTTTGGGGCGGCCACCGAGTCCGTGAGACGACTACTGCGCCTCGACGAGACGTCGGGATGGCTCAGTGTCTTGCACCGTATAGACCGCGAGGAGGTGAACCAGCTGCGATTCACAGTCATGGCCCGAGACCGTGGGCAGCCCCCCAAGACAGACAAGGCCACCGTGGTTCTCAACATCAAGGATGAAAACGACAACGTGCCGTCCATAGAAATCCGCAAGATCGGGCGCATCCCACTTAAGGACGGGGTAGCCAACGTGGCAGAGGACGTTCTGGTCGACACCCCTATTGCTCTGGTACAGGTGTCAGACCGAGACCAAGGGGAGAATGGGGTAGTGACCTGCACAGTGGTGGGCGATGTGCCCTTCCAGCTCAAGCCGGCCAGCGACACAGAGGGCGACCAGAACAAAAAAAAGTACTTCCTGCACACGTCGGCTCCTCTAGACTATGAGACCACCAGGGAATTCAACGTGGTCATAGTTGCGGTGGACTCTGGCAGCCCAAGCCTTTCCAGCAACAATTCCTTGGTGGTCAAGGTTGGAGACACCAATGACAACCCACCGGTCTTTGGCCAGTCAGTGGTGGAGGTTTACTTCCCAGAAAACAACATACCTGGCGAAAGGGTGGCCACTGTGCTGGCAACAGATGCTGACAGCGGAAAGAATGCAGAGATCGCCTACTCGCTGGATTCATCAGTGATGGGGACCTTTGCCATTGATCCCGATTCTGGGGACATCCTGGTCAATACGGTGCTGGACCGCGAGCAGACTGACAGGTATGAGTTTAAAGTTAACGCCAAAGACAAAGGCATCCCTGTGCTGCAGGGCAGTACCACGGTAATTGTGCAGGTGGCTGATAAGAATGACAATGACCCTAAGTTTATGCAGGACGTCTTTACCTTTTATGTGAAAGAAAACTTGCAACCCAACAGCCCAGTGGGAATGGTCACCGTGATGGATGCTGACAAGGGACGGAATGCAGAGATGAGTCTGTACATAGAGGAGAacagtaacattttttctattgaAAATGACACAGGTACCATTTACTCTACCATGTCTTTTGATCGGGAACATCAGACCACATACACTTTCAGAGTCAAGGCTGTAGATGGGGGAGATCCCCCCAGATCTGCCACAGCCACAGTCTCTCTCTTTGTGATGGATGAAAATGACAATGCTCCCACAGTTACCCTTCCCAGAAACATTTCCTACACTTTACTGCCACCTTCAAGTAATGTCAGGACAGTAGTAGCTACAGTGTTGGCAACAGACAGTGATGATGGCATCAATGCAGACCTGAACTACAGCATTGTGGGAGGGAATCCCTTCAAGCTGTTTGAGATTGATCCCACCAGTGGTGTGGTTTCCTTGGTGGGAAAACTCACCCAAAAGCATTATGGTTTGCACAGGTTGGTGGTGCAAGTGAATGACAGTGGGCAGCCTTCCCAGTCTACCACCACCCTGGTGCATGTTTTTGTCAATGAAAGTGTTTCAAATGCAACTGTGATTGACTCTCAGATAGCCAGAAGTTTGCACACCCCACTGACTCAGGATATAGCTGGTGACCCAAGCTATGAAATTAGCAAACAGAGACTCAGTATTGTCATTGGGGTGGTTGCTGGCATTATGACAGTGAttctaataattttaattgtCATGATGGCAAGGTACTGcaggtctaaaaataaaaatggctatgAAGCTGGCAAAAAAGATCACGAAGATTTTTTTACACCCCAACAGCATGACAAATCTAAAAAGCCtaaaaaggacaagaaaaacaaaaaatctaagcAGCCTCTCTACAGCAGCATTGTCACTGTAGAAGCTTCTAAACCAAATGGACAGAGGTATGATAGTGTCAATGAGAAGCTGTCAGACAGCCCAAGTATGGGGCGATACAGATCTGTTAATGGTGGGCCTGGCAGTCCTGACCTGGCAAGGCATTACAAATCTAGTTCCCCATTACCCACTGTCCAGCTTCATCCACAATCACCAACTGCAGGAAAAAAACACCAGGCTGTACAAGATCTACCACCAGCCAACACATTTGTGGGAGCAGGAGACAACATTTCAATTGGATCAGATCACTGCTCTGAGTACAGCTGTCAAACCAATAACAAGTACAGCAAACAG
- the Pcdh7 gene encoding protocadherin-7 isoform X7, with amino-acid sequence MLRMRTTGWARGWCLGCCLLLPLWLSLAAAKQLLRYRLAEEGPADVRIGNVASDLGIVTGSGEVTFSLESGSEYLKIDNLTGELSTSERRIDREKLPQCQMIFDENECFLDFEVSVIGPSQSWVDLFEGRVIVLDINDNTPTFPSPVLTLTVEENRPVGTLYLLPTATDRDFGRNGIERYELLQEPGGGGSGGEGRRSGPADSAPYPGGGGNGASGGGPGGSKRRLDAPEGGGGTNPSSRSSVFELQVADTPDGEKQPQLIVKGALDREQRDSYELTLRVRDGGDPPRSSQAILRVLITDVNDNSPRFEKSVYEADLAENSAPGTPILQLRAADLDVGVNGQIEYVFGAATESVRRLLRLDETSGWLSVLHRIDREEVNQLRFTVMARDRGQPPKTDKATVVLNIKDENDNVPSIEIRKIGRIPLKDGVANVAEDVLVDTPIALVQVSDRDQGENGVVTCTVVGDVPFQLKPASDTEGDQNKKKYFLHTSAPLDYETTREFNVVIVAVDSGSPSLSSNNSLVVKVGDTNDNPPVFGQSVVEVYFPENNIPGERVATVLATDADSGKNAEIAYSLDSSVMGTFAIDPDSGDILVNTVLDREQTDRYEFKVNAKDKGIPVLQGSTTVIVQVADKNDNDPKFMQDVFTFYVKENLQPNSPVGMVTVMDADKGRNAEMSLYIEENSNIFSIENDTGTIYSTMSFDREHQTTYTFRVKAVDGGDPPRSATATVSLFVMDENDNAPTVTLPRNISYTLLPPSSNVRTVVATVLATDSDDGINADLNYSIVGGNPFKLFEIDPTSGVVSLVGKLTQKHYGLHRLVVQVNDSGQPSQSTTTLVHVFVNESVSNATVIDSQIARSLHTPLTQDIAGDPSYEISKQRLSIVIGVVAGIMTVILIILIVMMARYCRSKNKNGYEAGKKDHEDFFTPQQHDKSKKPKKDKKNKKSKQPLYSSIVTVEASKPNGQRYDSVNEKLSDSPSMGRYRSVNGGPGSPDLARHYKSSSPLPTVQLHPQSPTAGKKHQAVQDLPPANTFVGAGDNISIGSDHCSEYSCQTNNKYSKQVDTVQTTNPPGHIEESCKMNVCARK; translated from the coding sequence ATGCTGAGGATGCGGACGACGGGATGGGCGCGCGGCTGGTGCTTGGGCTGCTGCCTCCTTCTGCCGCTCTGGCTCAGCCTGGCGGCGGCCAAGCAACTCCTCCGATATCGGCTGGCGGAGGAGGGCCCCGCCGACGTCCGGATAGGCAATGTCGCTTCGGACCTGGGCATCGTGACCGGCTCGGGTGAGGTGACTTTCAGCCTTGAGTCGGGCTCCGAGTACCTGAAGATCGACAACCTCACCGGTGAGCTGAGCACAAGCGAGAGGCGCATCGACCGCGAGAAGCTCCCCCAGTGTCAGATGATCTTCGACGAGAATGAGTGCTTCCTGGACTTCGAGGTGTCGGTAATAGGACCCTCGCAGAGCTGGGTGGACCTGTTTGAGGGTCGGGTCATCGTGCTCGACATCAACGACAACACGCCCACCTTCCCGTCTCCGGTGCTCACGCTCACGGTGGAGGAGAATCGGCCTGTGGGCACGCTGTACCTGCTGCCAACCGCCACCGACCGTGACTTTGGCCGCAACGGCATCGAGCGCTACGAGCTGCTCCAGGAGCCCGGGGGCGGCGGCAGCGGTGGAGAGGGCCGGCGCTCTGGGCCAGCCGACAGCGCCCCCTACCCAGGGGGCGGCGGGAATGGCGCGAGCGGCGGCGGCCCTGGAGGCTCCAAGCGGCGGCTGGACGCTCCAGAGGGCGGCGGCGGAACTAACCCTAGCAGCCGCAGCAGCGTGTTCGAGCTTCAGGTGGCTGACACCCCGGACGGCGAGAAGCAACCGCAACTGATCGTGAAGGGGGCGCTGGACCGCGAACAGCGCGATTCCTATGAGCTGACCTTGCGGGTGCGCGACGGCGGCGACCCGCCTCGATCTTCCCAGGCCATCTTGAGGGTGCTCATCACCGATGTGAACGACAACAGCCCCCGCTTCGAGAAGAGCGTGTACGAGGCTGACCTGGCTGAGAACAGCGCCCCTGGGACCCCCATTCTGCAGCTGCGCGCCGCCGACTTGGACGTAGGGGTCAATGGACAGATCGAGTACGTGTTTGGGGCGGCCACCGAGTCCGTGAGACGACTACTGCGCCTCGACGAGACGTCGGGATGGCTCAGTGTCTTGCACCGTATAGACCGCGAGGAGGTGAACCAGCTGCGATTCACAGTCATGGCCCGAGACCGTGGGCAGCCCCCCAAGACAGACAAGGCCACCGTGGTTCTCAACATCAAGGATGAAAACGACAACGTGCCGTCCATAGAAATCCGCAAGATCGGGCGCATCCCACTTAAGGACGGGGTAGCCAACGTGGCAGAGGACGTTCTGGTCGACACCCCTATTGCTCTGGTACAGGTGTCAGACCGAGACCAAGGGGAGAATGGGGTAGTGACCTGCACAGTGGTGGGCGATGTGCCCTTCCAGCTCAAGCCGGCCAGCGACACAGAGGGCGACCAGAACAAAAAAAAGTACTTCCTGCACACGTCGGCTCCTCTAGACTATGAGACCACCAGGGAATTCAACGTGGTCATAGTTGCGGTGGACTCTGGCAGCCCAAGCCTTTCCAGCAACAATTCCTTGGTGGTCAAGGTTGGAGACACCAATGACAACCCACCGGTCTTTGGCCAGTCAGTGGTGGAGGTTTACTTCCCAGAAAACAACATACCTGGCGAAAGGGTGGCCACTGTGCTGGCAACAGATGCTGACAGCGGAAAGAATGCAGAGATCGCCTACTCGCTGGATTCATCAGTGATGGGGACCTTTGCCATTGATCCCGATTCTGGGGACATCCTGGTCAATACGGTGCTGGACCGCGAGCAGACTGACAGGTATGAGTTTAAAGTTAACGCCAAAGACAAAGGCATCCCTGTGCTGCAGGGCAGTACCACGGTAATTGTGCAGGTGGCTGATAAGAATGACAATGACCCTAAGTTTATGCAGGACGTCTTTACCTTTTATGTGAAAGAAAACTTGCAACCCAACAGCCCAGTGGGAATGGTCACCGTGATGGATGCTGACAAGGGACGGAATGCAGAGATGAGTCTGTACATAGAGGAGAacagtaacattttttctattgaAAATGACACAGGTACCATTTACTCTACCATGTCTTTTGATCGGGAACATCAGACCACATACACTTTCAGAGTCAAGGCTGTAGATGGGGGAGATCCCCCCAGATCTGCCACAGCCACAGTCTCTCTCTTTGTGATGGATGAAAATGACAATGCTCCCACAGTTACCCTTCCCAGAAACATTTCCTACACTTTACTGCCACCTTCAAGTAATGTCAGGACAGTAGTAGCTACAGTGTTGGCAACAGACAGTGATGATGGCATCAATGCAGACCTGAACTACAGCATTGTGGGAGGGAATCCCTTCAAGCTGTTTGAGATTGATCCCACCAGTGGTGTGGTTTCCTTGGTGGGAAAACTCACCCAAAAGCATTATGGTTTGCACAGGTTGGTGGTGCAAGTGAATGACAGTGGGCAGCCTTCCCAGTCTACCACCACCCTGGTGCATGTTTTTGTCAATGAAAGTGTTTCAAATGCAACTGTGATTGACTCTCAGATAGCCAGAAGTTTGCACACCCCACTGACTCAGGATATAGCTGGTGACCCAAGCTATGAAATTAGCAAACAGAGACTCAGTATTGTCATTGGGGTGGTTGCTGGCATTATGACAGTGAttctaataattttaattgtCATGATGGCAAGGTACTGcaggtctaaaaataaaaatggctatgAAGCTGGCAAAAAAGATCACGAAGATTTTTTTACACCCCAACAGCATGACAAATCTAAAAAGCCtaaaaaggacaagaaaaacaaaaaatctaagcAGCCTCTCTACAGCAGCATTGTCACTGTAGAAGCTTCTAAACCAAATGGACAGAGGTATGATAGTGTCAATGAGAAGCTGTCAGACAGCCCAAGTATGGGGCGATACAGATCTGTTAATGGTGGGCCTGGCAGTCCTGACCTGGCAAGGCATTACAAATCTAGTTCCCCATTACCCACTGTCCAGCTTCATCCACAATCACCAACTGCAGGAAAAAAACACCAGGCTGTACAAGATCTACCACCAGCCAACACATTTGTGGGAGCAGGAGACAACATTTCAATTGGATCAGATCACTGCTCTGAGTACAGCTGTCAAACCAATAACAAGTACAGCAAACAG